One genomic window of Fusarium verticillioides 7600 chromosome 2, whole genome shotgun sequence includes the following:
- a CDS encoding pectate lyase: protein MKFLGLLNLAALVSAVPTPTFQEAGKTLGKRAAITDAANIGYATQNGGTTGGAGGATVTVSSLAEFSKAAESEGKQVIYVKGQISGNNKIRVKSDKTIVGAAGASLDNIGLYINKQKNVIVRNLKIKNVVAGNGDAIGIQKSTNVWVDHCELSSDLSKDKDFYDGLLDVTHASDFVTVSNTHFHDHHKASLVGHSDSNGSEDKGTLHVTYANNHWSSIGSRAPSVRFGFVHVFNNYYEDISVTGVNSRMGAQVLVESTTFSSSKKALTSKDSKETGTISVNDVNLGGSTNDAPKGSISKSNIPYQYSLVGSSKVKSAVVGVAGATLKL, encoded by the coding sequence ATGAAGTTCCTcggtcttctcaacctcgctGCTCTGGTCAGCGCCGTCCCTACTCCTACCTTCCAGGAGGCCGGAAAGACTCTCGGCAAGCGAGCTGCCATCACCGACGCTGCCAACATTGGTTACGCTACGCAGAACGGCGGTACTACCggcggtgctggtggtgctaCCGTGACCGTCTCTTCTCTCGCCGAGTTCAGCAAGGCTGCTGAGTCGGAGGGCAAACAGGTCATCTACGTCAAGGGTCAGATCTCTGGAAACAACAAGATCCGCGTCAAGTCTGACAAGACCATCGTCGGTGCCGCTGGTGCTtctcttgacaacattggTCTTTacatcaacaagcagaagAACGTCATCGTTcgcaacctcaagatcaagaacgtTGTTGCTGGCAACGGTGATGCCATCGGTATCCAGAAGTCCACCAACGTCTGGGTCGACCACTGCGAGCTATCCTCCGACTtgtccaaggacaaggacttcTATGACGGTCTCCTCGATGTCACTCACGCCTCTGACTTCGTCACCGTGTCCAACACCCACTTCCACGATCACCACAAGGCTTCTCTCGTCGGCCACTCCGACAGCAACGGCTCCGAGGACAAGGGCACTCTCCACGTCACCTACGCCAACAACCACTGGTCCAGCATTGGATCTCGCGCTCCCTCTGTCCGCTTCGGTTTCGTCcacgtcttcaacaactacTACGAGGATATCAGCGTGACTGGTGTCAACTCCCGTATGGGTGCCCAGGTTCTTGTTGAGTCTACCACCTTCTCCAGCTCTAAGAAGGCTCTCACCTCCAAGGACTCCAAGGAGACTGGTACCATCTCTGTCAACGATGTCAACCTGGGCGGTTCCACCAACGATGCTCCCAAGGgctccatctccaagtccaACATTCCCTACCAGTACTCTCTTGTCGGTTcctccaaggtcaagtcGGCTGTTGTCGGTGTTGCTGGTGCCACTCTTAAGCTGTAA